Proteins from a genomic interval of Undibacterium parvum:
- a CDS encoding prepilin peptidase, producing MQDVFLFAAPGNLLATAFTAMIGLLIGSFLNVVIHRIPKMMQRESDNYVAIESGKELVHTDTYNLMLPRSACPHCGHQITALENIPVLSYLFIRGKCTGCKAPISPRYPLVELLTGALSGYMVWRFGSGLVGMGAVFFVWLLIAMTFIDADTQLLPDDLTYLLLWSGLLINLNGSFTSLSSAVIGAAAGYLSLWSIYWLFKLATGKEGMGYGDFKLLAALGAWMGWSMLPIIILLSSLVGALVGISLMLFTKMSKNKPIPFGPYLAAAGLIALIWGQQLSQTYFGLMA from the coding sequence ATGCAAGATGTATTTTTATTTGCAGCGCCAGGAAATCTCCTGGCGACTGCTTTCACCGCGATGATTGGCTTGCTTATTGGTAGTTTTTTAAATGTAGTCATACATAGAATTCCCAAAATGATGCAAAGGGAATCGGATAACTATGTGGCGATAGAAAGCGGTAAAGAACTGGTACATACGGATACCTACAATCTGATGTTGCCGCGCTCTGCTTGTCCGCATTGCGGCCATCAAATTACCGCGCTGGAAAACATTCCGGTACTCAGCTATCTATTCATTCGAGGAAAATGCACAGGATGTAAAGCCCCTATTTCCCCTCGCTATCCGCTGGTGGAACTACTGACCGGTGCTTTATCTGGCTACATGGTCTGGCGTTTTGGTAGTGGCTTAGTCGGCATGGGGGCAGTGTTTTTTGTCTGGCTACTGATAGCAATGACTTTCATCGATGCCGATACTCAATTATTACCGGATGATTTGACCTATCTCTTATTATGGTCTGGACTACTCATCAATCTGAATGGCAGCTTCACTTCGCTATCTAGTGCAGTTATCGGTGCGGCGGCGGGCTATCTTTCCCTATGGTCGATTTACTGGTTGTTTAAATTAGCGACGGGTAAAGAAGGTATGGGTTACGGTGATTTTAAGCTGCTGGCGGCGCTTGGTGCCTGGATGGGCTGGAGTATGCTTCCCATTATCATATTATTGTCCTCATTAGTCGGTGCGCTAGTCGGCATTTCATTAATGCTATTCACCAAAATGAGTAAGAATAAACCTATACCTTTTGGTCCCTATTTAGCGGCCGCTGGCTTGATTGCTCTAATATGGGGGCAACAATTGTCGCAAACCTATTTTGGTTTGATGGCCTGA